The following proteins come from a genomic window of Salvia hispanica cultivar TCC Black 2014 chromosome 4, UniMelb_Shisp_WGS_1.0, whole genome shotgun sequence:
- the LOC125221040 gene encoding protein NODULATION SIGNALING PATHWAY 2-like — MMMQQELLPSYNLTCSPFDTKLMYDDQEMDLCVVDGWDFSSSFITSPEDSSVMSSDSCIREAVVENEYYHVTKESCNEFQACLDMEGLETISRGDIESICEWMNEEDDTSLIHLLRAYGEAVENGEEELGVVVVGAINDKSSPVGNTMERVAYNLFGLREGHGGYMRDEAAKNLIAAFRVMYQSLPDGRVAHFTANAAILDSIPDDAGVVRVVDFDIGEGIQWPPLMEALGRKGKALRLTSLRTKEECTYSFWKFEDTKKMLLSQAKQCGVKLQVEEKSIEEIGIEMMRMQGREWVVFNCMVGLPHMGRRRPRASVEGFLNEAKAMVEGYGGIVVLGDGEAMENCGGGYASYFDFLQRHYQAVFESLERNLPVYISEARAAMESLFLGPLMCPVAWLRDWDETRRSCNFRKETRLEGRKLRLESLTEAKEMVRGVNPYSVMIEGVSDHEMVLRWKETTLVRVSTWV, encoded by the coding sequence ATGATGATGCAACAGGAGCTGCTGCCAAGCTACAACTTGACATGCTCACCCTTTGATACAAAACTGATGTATGATGATCAAGAAATGGATCTTTGTGTGGTTGATGGTTGGGATTTTTCATCTTCATTCATCACCTCACCGGAAGACTCCTCTGTGATGTCTTCAGACTCATGCATCCGCGAAGCTGTGGTTGAAAACGAGTACTATCATGTAACGAAAGAATCGTGCAACGAGTTCCAAGCATGTTTGGACATGGAAGGATTGGAGACAATTTCAAGAGGTGACATTGAGAGCATATGTGAATGGATGAATGAAGAAGATGACACATCTTTGATCCATCTCTTGAGGGCGTATGGCGAGGCCGTGGAGAATGGGGAGGAGGAGCTAGGCGTGGTGGTTGTGGGGGCGATCAACGACAAGAGCAGCCCTGTTGGGAACACAATGGAACGCGTTGCATACAACTTGTTCGGGTTGAGGGAAGGGCATGGGGGGTACATGAGGGATGAGGCAGCGAAGAACCTGATAGCCGCGTTCAGAGTGATGTATCAGAGCCTCCCGGATGGAAGGGTAGCACATTTCACTGCGAACGCGGCTATTCTTGACTCCATCCCTGATGATGCAGGGGTGGTTAGGGTTGTGGACTTTGATATTGGAGAGGGGATTCAGTGGCCTCCGTTGATGGAGGCGTTGGGCCGAAAAGGGAAGGCCCTGAGGCTTACCTCACTAAGGACTAAAGAGGAATGCACTTATTCTTTTTGGAAATTTGAGGACACCAAGAAAATGCTTCTATCACAAGCCAAACAATGTGGGGTTAAGCTCCAAGTTGAAGAAAAGTCCATTGAAGAAATTGGTATTGAGATGATGAGAATGCAAGGAAGGGAATGGGTGGTTTTCAACTGCATGGTAGGGCTTCCACACATGGGGAGGAGACGGCCTAGAGCGAGCGTGGAAGGATTTCTAAACGAAGCCAAGGCTATGGTGGAAGGCTATGGGGGCATTGTGGTGCTTGGAGATGGAGAGGCTATGGAGAATTGTGGTGGTGGTTATGCctcatattttgattttcttcaaAGGCATTACCAAGCCGTGTTTGAGTCGCTTGAGAGGAATCTCCCGGTTTATATTTCGGAGGCAAGGGCCGCCATGGAGAGTCTGTTTTTGGGGCCTTTGATGTGTCCGGTTGCGTGGCTCCGGGACTGGGATGAGACAAGGAGAAGTTGCAATTTTCGGAAGGAAACTCGATTGGAAGGAAGGAAGCTTAGGTTGGAGAGCTTAACTGAAGCTAAGGAGATGGTCCGAGGGGTAAATCCGTATAGTGTTATGATCGAAGGTGTGAGCGATCACGAGATGGTTTTGCGATGGAAGGAGACAACACTAGTTCGAGTTTCTACGTGGGTGTGA
- the LOC125218122 gene encoding protein trichome birefringence-like 34: protein MVNKMDVGVSKIRNKSHYSVVALFLISLAVTAALLLTGENGSIRELESPKAGPPPPSLVGEIKYEEGGDINETASSCDLFSGKWIYDETGNASYNDGRCSFMMGDYACEKFGRKDMRYRNWRWQPHRCNLPRFNGMALLEKIRGKRLVFVGDSLNRNQWTSMLCLIESSLSQSSLQPVVRRDNLFVVEAIEYNATIEFYWSPLLVESNCDHPFAHKVSDRVVRITSIEKHARHWNDADIVVFDSYMWWIMPSMTILWGSFESSDAIYKKVHNHLRLYEMALNTWSDWLEVNTNRTKTNLFFMSLSPTHTFGERWDVQQHCYNETEPILNEGYWGVMADRRMMHIVESTIEKLEKRGVRVQYLNITHLSDYRKDAHPSIYKQFYGSLTQTQLADPKSYSDCLHWCLPGVPDVWNQILYSYIMNS, encoded by the exons ATGGTGAACAAAATGGATGTAGGAGTATCGAAAATCCGAAACAAATCCCACTACTCTGTCGTCGCTCTCTTCCTCATATCTTTAGCCGTCACCGCCGCTCTTCTTCTGACCGGAGAAAACGGGAGCATCCGTGAGCTGGAATCCCCGAAAGCCGGTCCTCCGCCACCATCACTGGTGGGGGAGATAAAGTACGAGGAGGGTGGTGATATTAATGAAACTGCATCGAGCTGCGATTTGTTTTCTGGGAAATGGATTTACGATGAGACGGGGAATGCATCGTACAACGACGGACGATGCTCTTTCATGATGGGGGACTATGCTTGTGAGAAGTTTGGTAGAAAGGATATGAGATATCGGAATTGGAGATGGCAGCCTCATCGTTGCAATCTTCCAAG GTTCAATGGTATGGCATTGTTGGAGAAAATACGCGGGAAAAGGCTAGTCTTTGTAGGAGATTCATTAAATAGGAATCAATGGACATCGATGCTTTGCTTAATTGAGTCTTCACTCAGTCAATCTTCACTACAACCTGTTGTTAGAAGAGATAATTTGTTTGTCGTTGAAGCTATA GAATACAATGCAACAATCGAGTTTTATTGGTCTCCACTACTAGTCGAGTCTAATTGTGATCATCCATTTGCACACAAAGTAAGTGATCGTGTTGTTAGGATTACATCAATTGAAAAGCACGCCAGACATTGGAATGACGCAGACATAGTTGTGTTTGATTCGTATATGTGGTGGATTATGCCAAGCATGACAATCTT GTGGGGATCATTTGAGAGCTCCGACGCAATTTACAAGAAAGTCCACAATCACCTGCGGTTGTATGAAATGGCTCTAAATACATGGTCAGATTGGTTAGAGGTCAACACTAATCgaactaaaacaaatttattctTCATGAGTCTTTCTCCCACTCATACATT TGGTGAAAGATGGGATGTACAACAACATTGCTACAATGAAACTGAGCCAATTCTGAATGAAGGATATTGGGGAGTTATGGCAGATCGTAGGATGATGCACATAGTTGAATCAACCATAGAAAAGTTGGAGAAGAGAGGAGTGAGAGTGCAATACCTCAATATAACACATTTATCAGATTATAGAAAAGATGCTCACCCATCTATTTATAAGCAATTTTATGGATCTCTAACCCAAACACAATTAGCTGACCCTAAAAGCTATTCAGATTGTCTGCATTGGTGTTTACCTGGAGTACCTGATGTTTGGAATCAAATTCTTTATTCTTACATTATGAATTCATAA
- the LOC125222320 gene encoding 40S ribosomal protein S4-1 isoform X2 has protein sequence MARGLKKHLKRLNAPKHWMLDKLGGAFAPKPSSGPHKSRECLPLILILRNRLKYALTYREVIAILMQRHILVDGKVRTDKTYPAGFMDVVSIPKTNENFRLLYDTKGRFRLHSIRDEEAKFKLCKVRNIQFGKKGIPYLNTYDGRTIRYPDPLIKANDTIKLDLESNKITDFIKFDVGNVVMVTGGRNRGRVGILKNREKHKGSFETVHIQDATGHEFATRLGNVYTIGKGTKPWVSLPKGKGIKLSIIEEAKKRISAQAATA, from the exons ATG GCTAGAGGATTGAAGAAACACTTGAAGAGGCTCAATGCCCCAAAGCACTGGATGTTGGATAAACTGGGTGGTGCCTTT GCCCCCAAACCATCATCTGGTCCCCACAAATCGAGGGAGTGCTTGCCCTTGATTCTCATCTTGCGAAACAGGTTGAAGTATGCTTTAACTTACCGTGAGGTTATTGCTATTCTGATGCAACGCCATATCCTTGTTGATGGGAAAGTGAGGACGGACAAGACCTACCCTGCTGGATTCATGG atGTTGTCTCGATTCCCAAGACCAATGAAAACTTCCGTCTACTTTATGACACCAAGGGACGGTTCAGGCTCCACTCTATCAGGGATGAGGAAGCAAAG TTCAAGCTTTGCAAAGTCCGCAATATCCAGTTTGGCAAGAAAGGCATTCCTTACCTGAACACTTATGATGGCAGGACCATTCGTTACCCTGACCCTCTCATCAAGGCCAATGACACAATTAAACTCGACCTTGAGAGCAACAAGATTACTGATTTCATCAAGTTCGATGTAGGTAATGTTGTTATGGTGACTGGCGGTAGGAATAGAGGGCGTGTTGGTATTCTCAAGAACCGTGAGAAGCATAAGGGAAGCTTTGAGACTGTCCATATCCAGGATGCAACTGGGCATGAGTTTGCCACTCGATTGGGCAATGTCTACACCATTGGAAAAGGTACCAAGCCGTGGGTATCTCTACCAAAGGGTAAGGGTATTAAGCTATCTATCATCGAGGAGGCCAAGAAGAGGATTAGTGCCCAAGCTGCCACAGCTTAG
- the LOC125222322 gene encoding 40S ribosomal protein S4-1-like — protein sequence NTIGFHCCLNHFFVQLQFKLCKVRNIQFGKKGIPYLNTYDGRTIRYPDPLIKANDTIKLDLESNKITDFIKFDVGNVVMVTGGRNRGRVGILKNREKHKGSFETVHIQDATGHEFATRLGNVYTIGKGTKPWVSLPKGKGIKLSIIEEAKKRISAQAATA from the coding sequence AATACCATAGGATTTCATTGTTGTTTGAACCACTTTTTCGTGCAATTGCAGTTCAAGCTTTGCAAAGTCCGCAATATCCAGTTTGGCAAGAAAGGCATTCCTTACCTGAACACTTATGATGGCAGGACCATTCGTTACCCTGACCCTCTCATCAAGGCCAATGACACAATTAAACTCGACCTTGAGAGCAACAAGATTACTGATTTCATCAAGTTCGATGTAGGTAATGTTGTTATGGTGACTGGCGGTAGGAATAGAGGGCGTGTTGGTATTCTCAAGAACCGTGAGAAGCATAAGGGAAGCTTTGAGACTGTCCATATCCAGGATGCAACTGGGCATGAGTTTGCCACTCGATTGGGCAATGTCTACACCATTGGAAAAGGTACCAAGCCGTGGGTATCTCTACCAAAGGGTAAGGGTATTAAGCTATCTATCATCGAGGAGGCCAAGAAGAGGATTAGTGCCCAAGCTGCCACAGCTTAG
- the LOC125222321 gene encoding uncharacterized protein LOC125222321 yields MVLLFDDSDMVVPEMIPPCDESDMVVQEMKLPFDFSHSFFATSTKISEAGDNRIKKPIIYNSERVVMEFLAIYWPGMFISPESAAAKCEQQWVSSFACDP; encoded by the exons ATGGTTCTTCTGTTTGACGATTCCGACATGGTAGTGCCAGAGATGATTCCTCCTTGTGACGAATCTGACATGGTGGTGCAGGAGATGAAACTCCCATTTGACTTCTCGCACTCGTTTTTTGCCACATCCACAAAG ATTTCTGAAGCAGGTGATAACAGGATTAAAAAACCGATTATTTATAATTCAGAGAGAGTTGTCATGGAATTTCTGGCAATATATTGGCCTGGGATGTTCATCTCACCAGAATCAG CTGCTGCCAAATGTGAACAACAATGGGTTTCAAGTTTTGCTTGTGATCCATAA
- the LOC125222320 gene encoding 40S ribosomal protein S4-1 isoform X1 — MARGLKKHLKRLNAPKHWMLDKLGGAFAPKPSSGPHKSRECLPLILILRNRLKYALTYREVIAILMQRHILVDGKVRTDKTYPAGFMDVVSIPKTNENFRLLYDTKGRFRLHSIRDEEAKFKLCKVRNIQFGKKGIPYLNTYDGRTIRYPDPLIKANDTIKLDLESNKITDFIKFDVGNVVMVTGGRNRGRVGILKNREKHKGSFETVHIQDATGHEFATRLGNVYTIGKGTKPWVSLPKGKGIKLSIIEEAKKRISAQAATA, encoded by the exons atg GCTAGAGGATTGAAGAAACACTTGAAGAGGCTCAATGCCCCAAAGCACTGGATGTTGGATAAACTGGGTGGTGCCTTT GCCCCCAAACCATCATCTGGTCCCCACAAATCGAGGGAGTGCTTGCCCTTGATTCTCATCTTGCGAAACAGGTTGAAGTATGCTTTAACTTACCGTGAGGTTATTGCTATTCTGATGCAACGCCATATCCTTGTTGATGGGAAAGTGAGGACGGACAAGACCTACCCTGCTGGATTCATGG atGTTGTCTCGATTCCCAAGACCAATGAAAACTTCCGTCTACTTTATGACACCAAGGGACGGTTCAGGCTCCACTCTATCAGGGATGAGGAAGCAAAG TTCAAGCTTTGCAAAGTCCGCAATATCCAGTTTGGCAAGAAAGGCATTCCTTACCTGAACACTTATGATGGCAGGACCATTCGTTACCCTGACCCTCTCATCAAGGCCAATGACACAATTAAACTCGACCTTGAGAGCAACAAGATTACTGATTTCATCAAGTTCGATGTAGGTAATGTTGTTATGGTGACTGGCGGTAGGAATAGAGGGCGTGTTGGTATTCTCAAGAACCGTGAGAAGCATAAGGGAAGCTTTGAGACTGTCCATATCCAGGATGCAACTGGGCATGAGTTTGCCACTCGATTGGGCAATGTCTACACCATTGGAAAAGGTACCAAGCCGTGGGTATCTCTACCAAAGGGTAAGGGTATTAAGCTATCTATCATCGAGGAGGCCAAGAAGAGGATTAGTGCCCAAGCTGCCACAGCTTAG
- the LOC125218552 gene encoding ferritin-4, chloroplastic-like, with protein sequence MFLEAISAVSLPSAAASLGPLSNATPNLRFRGGLVFAKKSENGFVASASSNDAVSMPLAGVVFHPFEEVKKEELAVPIAPDLSVARQKFSQECESAINEQINVEYCVSYVYHALYAYFDRDNVALRGLAKFFKEASIEEREHAEKLMEYQNKRGGRVKLLSLQMPPTEFDHVEKGDALHAMELALSLEKLTNEKLLKLHSVADANNDPQLADFVESEFLGEQVEAIKMISEYISQLRRVGKGHGVWHFDQMLLQGEGAV encoded by the exons ATGTTTCTTGAAGCAATTTCTGCCGTTTCTCTGCCTTCTGCTGCTGCTAGTCTCGGACCCTTGTCGAATGCGACTCCGAATTTGCGTTTCCGAGGAGGCTTGGTTTTTGCGAAGAAGAGTGAAAATGGGTTCGTGGCGAGCGCGTCTTCGAACGACGCGGTGAGTATGCCGCTGGCTGGGGTGGTGTTTCATCCATTCGAGGAGGTCAAGAAAGAGGAGCTTGCTGTTCCTATTGCTCCAGATCTTTCCGTTGCCAGACAGAAATTTTCTCAAGAGTGTGAATCTGCCATTAATGAGCAGATCAA TGTTGAGTACTGTGTTTCCTACGTTTACCACGCCCTGTATGCTTACTTCGACAGAGATAATGTCGCGCTAAGGGGCCTTGCTAA ATTTTTCAAGGAGGCGAGCATAGAAGAGAGAGAACATGCTGAAAAGCTAATGGAATATCAG AATAAACGAGGAGGGAGAGTGAAGCTGCTCTCCTTACAGATGCCGCCTACAGAGTTTGATCATGTTGAGAAGGGCGATGCACTACATG CCATGGAACTAGCGTTGTCGTTGGAGAAATTAACCAATGAGAAGCTTTTGAAACTTCACAGT GTTGCTGATGCCAACAATGATCCCCAGCTAGCAGATTTTGTTGAGAGTGAATTCTTGGGAGAGCAG GTTGAGGCCATCAAGATGATCTCAGAATACATCTCACAGCTGAGGAGGGTTGGAAAGGGACACG GAGTATGGCACTTCGATCAGATGCTCCTTCAAGGAGAAGGCGCGGTGTGA
- the LOC125217640 gene encoding uncharacterized protein At5g01610-like produces the protein MDQILNKVGSYWLGQKANKEINSVGDDINSLGSSIEGGAKWLVNKLKGKMQKPLPELLKEYDLPVGIFPRDATNYEFNEETGKLTVYIPAVCEVGYKDSSVLRFSTMVTGYLEKGKLVDIEGIKTKVIVWVKVTCISSEKSKVCFTAGVKKSRSRDAYEVLRDGIGIDKF, from the exons ATGGATCAAATTCTGAACAAGGTGGGATCCTACTGGTTGGGTCAAAAAGCGAACAAGGAAATCAACTCCGTTGGCGATGATATCAAC tCATTGGGTTCTAGTATTGAGGGAGGTGCCAAATGGCTGGTGAATAAGTTAAAAG GTAAAATGCAGAAACCACTGCCTGAACTCTTAAAGGAGTATGATCTACCTGTAGGCATATTCCCCCGTGATGCAACAAACTACGAGTTCAATGAGGAGACTGGTAAGCTCACTGTTTACATTCCAGCGGTGTGTGAAGTGGGCTACAAGGATTCATCTGTACTGCGTTTCTCGACCATGGTGACTGGATATCTAGAGAAAGGCAAGCTGGTGGACATTGAAGGGATCAAGACAAAGGTGATTGTATGGGTGAAAGTTACTTGCATCTCATCCGAAAAGTCGAAGGTCTGCTTCACTGCCGGGGTGAAAAAATCGAGAAGCAGAGATGCATACGAGGTTCTTAGAGATGGAATCGGCATAGACAAGTTCTAA